The proteins below are encoded in one region of Levilactobacillus namurensis:
- a CDS encoding dihydrofolate reductase produces the protein MLIYLWAESHGGVIGYQGQLPWHLPADMHFFKTTTTGHTIIAGARTFASFGRPLPHRKNIVVSHRPAADFPADVTVLDSLAAVRTYARAHEAEQLFVVGGAQLFAGLLPDVDQLYRTTIQADFPGDTWMPAIDYSQFTRIGHQVGQTDERNPYPFEFEQFQRKN, from the coding sequence ATGTTAATCTACCTTTGGGCGGAGAGCCACGGCGGCGTGATTGGGTACCAGGGGCAATTGCCTTGGCACCTACCCGCGGATATGCACTTCTTTAAAACCACGACGACCGGCCACACGATCATTGCGGGTGCCCGGACGTTTGCTTCATTTGGACGGCCGTTACCGCACCGTAAGAATATCGTAGTCAGTCACCGTCCGGCGGCTGACTTTCCAGCAGACGTCACGGTCTTGGACTCACTAGCGGCTGTTCGGACTTATGCCCGGGCTCATGAGGCGGAACAGCTCTTCGTAGTAGGGGGCGCGCAATTGTTCGCGGGGCTCTTACCCGACGTTGATCAACTCTACCGGACCACGATTCAGGCGGACTTCCCGGGGGACACCTGGATGCCCGCAATCGATTATTCGCAGTTTACCCGGATTGGGCACCAGGTCGGTCAAACGGATGAGCGCAATCCCTATCCGTTTGAGTTCGAACAGTTTCAACGTAAGAACTAA